From a region of the Kaistia sp. 32K genome:
- a CDS encoding class I SAM-dependent methyltransferase produces the protein MKTSMYFLGQWLAAPLRTAAIAPSGRALARLMSSEVGPQTGPVIELGPGTGVFTRALLDRGVAEQDLVLVELNPSFAQFLRRRFARACVLEMNAAELARTSCLDGITAGAVLSGLGLLSMPRQQVVDILDGAFRHLRPHCGFYQFTYGMRCPVPDTIQNRLGLRARRLGGTFLNLPPAAVYRISRDVGSNPTAALQFTKTTEI, from the coding sequence ATGAAGACCAGTATGTACTTTTTGGGCCAGTGGCTCGCTGCTCCGCTGCGCACCGCGGCCATCGCTCCGTCCGGCCGTGCGCTGGCCCGCCTGATGAGCAGCGAGGTGGGTCCCCAGACCGGCCCGGTCATCGAGCTCGGTCCCGGCACGGGTGTTTTCACTAGGGCCTTGCTCGACCGCGGCGTCGCCGAGCAGGACCTTGTCCTGGTCGAGCTGAACCCCAGCTTCGCGCAATTCCTGCGCCGCCGCTTCGCCCGTGCGTGCGTGCTGGAGATGAACGCAGCTGAGTTGGCCCGCACGAGTTGTCTCGACGGCATCACGGCCGGTGCCGTATTGAGCGGGCTGGGCCTTCTCTCGATGCCCCGACAACAGGTCGTCGACATCCTTGACGGCGCGTTTCGCCACCTCAGGCCGCATTGCGGCTTCTACCAGTTCACCTACGGCATGCGATGTCCGGTGCCGGATACGATCCAGAACCGTCTCGGCTTGCGCGCAAGGCGGCTGGGCGGGACCTTCCTCAATTTGCCGCCGGCAGCTGTCTATCGGATCAGCCGGGACGTTGGTTCAAATCCTACGGCAGCCCTACAATTCACGAAGACGACTGAGATCTAG
- a CDS encoding LysR substrate-binding domain-containing protein — translation MANMLDLDQLRTFVAIADAGSFTRAAESVHKTQSAVSMQMRRLEERLGKPIFGRDGRSAKLTEDGERLLGYARRMVRLSDETMAAFDDEELSGRVRLGTPDDYADRFLPEILARFSRSNPRVEVTVVCEPTVQLLECLRAGELDLGIITNTKGAPMTEVVRQEPLLWVVSNHHQIEQEEVLPLALGRDTCCWRRSAIEALGPIGRRYRILYASNNSTAISAAVLAGLAISVLPESALRPGMRVLGEFDGFPRLPPCEIALMRAWNKPTSPIVEALAEHIVSSLDNLSMQIAAE, via the coding sequence ATGGCCAACATGCTCGATCTGGACCAGCTCCGCACCTTCGTGGCGATCGCCGACGCCGGCAGCTTCACGCGGGCGGCGGAGTCCGTGCACAAGACGCAGTCCGCCGTCTCGATGCAGATGCGGCGGCTGGAGGAACGGCTCGGCAAGCCGATCTTCGGCCGCGACGGGCGCAGCGCCAAGCTGACCGAGGACGGCGAGCGCCTGCTCGGCTATGCCCGCCGCATGGTGCGCCTCTCGGACGAAACCATGGCGGCCTTCGACGACGAGGAGCTCTCGGGCCGGGTGCGCCTCGGCACGCCGGACGACTATGCCGACCGCTTCCTGCCGGAGATCCTGGCGCGCTTCTCCCGCTCCAATCCGCGCGTCGAGGTGACCGTGGTCTGCGAGCCGACCGTGCAGCTGCTCGAATGCCTGCGGGCCGGCGAACTCGACCTCGGCATCATCACCAACACCAAGGGCGCGCCGATGACCGAGGTCGTCCGGCAGGAGCCCCTGCTCTGGGTCGTCTCGAACCACCACCAGATCGAGCAGGAAGAGGTGCTGCCGCTGGCGCTCGGCCGCGACACCTGCTGCTGGCGCCGATCGGCGATCGAGGCGCTGGGGCCGATCGGCCGGCGCTACCGCATCCTCTATGCGAGCAACAATTCGACCGCGATCTCCGCCGCCGTGCTGGCCGGGCTCGCCATCTCCGTGCTGCCGGAATCGGCGCTCCGGCCCGGCATGCGCGTGCTCGGCGAGTTCGACGGCTTCCCGCGCCTGCCGCCTTGTGAAATCGCGCTGATGCGCGCCTGGAACAAGCCGACGTCGCCGATCGTCGAAGCGCTGGCCGAGCACATCGTCTCGTCGCTCGACAATCTCTCGATGCAGATCGCAGCCGAGTAG
- a CDS encoding ATP-binding protein translates to MSGHNLAYLDLSALPAVGPALLSPRPSFVWAADGRHVLWANAAGAGFFGAASMEGLLERRFSDTLPSTSQIAHLARALPLGATRLERIGFVTGGRLQSLPATCTRIRLEDGASAILVMLEAPRGGKVSLVERAEQLADIVVGEDCLVAILDASGDVVAASGGLDALAAAEVAIEGLIAGIDRSPQPLLKRAIRVDRARRPAGIARIELDDRRFHLLVIGPAEWIGVEPAAAEPEPRVSAETVAPVASATRVAELPEGEPEAQDAIPAMDVSPRKGIEPEPLGTELPIEAVSEPASGPEAEPIVAAVPAEPEASDQAVALPEIDAEIEVKAVPAVEEALLPSVEPPLDVEPEPEAEAKPVEPVAFEAEPVETVVAEAPVPEPDHGSTEDLVGPKDVVARAPLSMADIVEAVSETLPAEPVTTAEAEPDRSEPALPEAVVAEPANDELPPASAEAPSEPVDDAVAPVSADAPSEPVDDEVPPVAAEEPSLDEPLADEPLADEAEAEAAEPAFRFTAPTGPVRFVFQMDAEGRFSFVSPEFASVVGPRSAATVGASWQDVAAARGLDEKGTIAALIARRDTWSGATLSWPVDDTDQRVSVDLAALPAFSRDRSFEGYRGFGVIRPSEIRREPPAPVEDKRATVVALQKAPVVAEPSNVVRLPRPAPLPGDAERLTMPEQDAFRRIAVALGAKVGPVDPVQPASSDEAIAPEAFEADEPDTSAEETAVDETSEDGPVANEPVAVEDALPEADEVEETDVSAPEEPVAAPEADLGETVEDAVEAAERIAGDVCEPEAEAPDVETPVAALEAPAEEPEAFEPDEFEPEEFESDEEMDLQGETVPEEPVESEPEAVEPAAPAIAEPELVQPAASDPKLLEELAEAGHKIAELEAILDTATDGVAVVDAEGRIVRINRSAEALFGVETGDVAGLPFTHLLAEESRKAALDYLEGLAQNGVASLLNDGREVIGRVPQGGLIPLFMTMGRLGETGKFCAVLRDITQWKNAEEELINARRAAETASMQKSDFLAKVSHEIRTPLNAIIGFSEVMMEERFGPIGTERYKQYLRDIHVSGAHLMSLLNDLLDLSKIEAGKMELNFEAVALNDIVMECVALMQPQANRERIIIRTSLSSQVPSIVADPRSIRQIVLNLVSNAIKFTLAGGQVIVSTALEERGEVTLRIRDTGIGMSEKDVETALMPFRQVATSAKHRSDGTGLGLPLTKALVEANRAAFLIDSAVGQGTLIRVTFPSTRVLVG, encoded by the coding sequence ATGAGCGGACACAATCTTGCCTATCTCGACCTGTCGGCGCTGCCGGCCGTCGGACCGGCATTGCTGTCGCCGCGCCCGAGCTTCGTCTGGGCGGCGGACGGCCGGCATGTGCTCTGGGCCAATGCCGCCGGCGCCGGCTTCTTCGGCGCTGCCTCGATGGAAGGCCTGCTGGAGCGCCGTTTCTCCGATACGTTGCCGTCCACCAGCCAGATTGCCCACCTTGCCCGCGCGCTGCCGCTCGGCGCGACGCGGCTCGAGCGCATCGGCTTCGTCACCGGCGGCCGGCTGCAGAGCCTTCCGGCCACCTGCACGCGCATCCGGCTCGAGGACGGCGCCAGCGCCATCCTGGTCATGCTGGAAGCGCCGCGCGGCGGCAAGGTTTCGCTGGTCGAGCGCGCCGAACAGCTCGCCGATATCGTGGTCGGCGAGGATTGCCTCGTCGCCATTCTCGACGCGAGCGGCGACGTCGTCGCGGCATCCGGCGGGCTGGATGCGCTGGCGGCGGCCGAAGTCGCCATCGAAGGCCTGATCGCCGGCATCGACCGCAGCCCCCAGCCGCTCCTGAAGCGCGCCATCCGCGTCGACCGGGCGCGCCGGCCTGCCGGCATCGCGCGGATCGAGCTGGACGATCGCCGCTTCCATCTCCTCGTCATCGGACCCGCCGAATGGATCGGGGTTGAGCCGGCGGCCGCCGAACCGGAGCCGCGTGTTTCGGCCGAGACGGTCGCCCCCGTCGCATCGGCAACGCGGGTCGCTGAGCTGCCTGAAGGCGAGCCTGAGGCCCAGGATGCGATCCCGGCGATGGATGTGAGTCCCCGGAAGGGAATCGAACCGGAGCCCCTGGGAACCGAGCTTCCGATCGAGGCCGTGTCGGAACCCGCGTCCGGTCCCGAAGCCGAGCCGATCGTCGCCGCCGTGCCCGCCGAGCCGGAAGCGTCGGATCAAGCCGTCGCGCTTCCCGAGATAGACGCCGAGATCGAGGTCAAAGCCGTCCCCGCGGTCGAAGAGGCGTTGTTGCCGTCCGTCGAGCCTCCGTTGGACGTCGAGCCTGAGCCTGAGGCTGAGGCGAAGCCTGTCGAACCGGTGGCGTTCGAGGCGGAGCCGGTCGAGACGGTCGTCGCCGAAGCGCCTGTGCCCGAGCCTGACCATGGATCGACCGAAGATCTCGTTGGGCCCAAGGACGTCGTCGCGCGCGCGCCGCTTTCCATGGCCGATATCGTCGAGGCGGTGAGCGAAACCTTGCCGGCCGAGCCGGTAACGACAGCCGAAGCCGAGCCGGATCGCTCCGAGCCCGCGCTTCCGGAAGCGGTCGTGGCCGAACCGGCAAATGACGAGCTTCCTCCGGCCTCCGCCGAGGCGCCTTCTGAGCCGGTCGACGACGCGGTCGCGCCGGTCTCCGCAGACGCGCCTTCCGAACCGGTCGATGACGAGGTTCCGCCGGTTGCCGCCGAAGAACCGTCCCTCGACGAGCCTCTTGCAGACGAACCTCTTGCAGACGAAGCCGAGGCCGAAGCGGCCGAGCCGGCATTCCGCTTCACGGCGCCGACGGGGCCCGTCCGCTTCGTCTTCCAGATGGACGCCGAGGGGCGCTTCAGCTTCGTCTCGCCGGAATTCGCCTCGGTCGTCGGGCCTCGCTCCGCCGCAACCGTCGGCGCGAGCTGGCAGGACGTCGCGGCCGCCAGGGGGCTGGACGAGAAGGGGACCATCGCCGCCCTGATCGCCCGCCGCGACACCTGGAGCGGCGCGACGCTGAGCTGGCCCGTCGACGACACCGACCAGCGCGTCTCCGTCGATCTCGCCGCTCTGCCGGCCTTTTCGCGGGACCGGTCGTTCGAGGGCTATCGCGGCTTCGGCGTCATCCGGCCATCCGAAATCCGGCGCGAGCCGCCGGCGCCTGTCGAGGACAAGCGGGCGACGGTCGTCGCGCTGCAGAAGGCGCCCGTCGTGGCGGAGCCGAGCAATGTCGTGCGCCTGCCGCGCCCGGCGCCTCTGCCCGGCGATGCCGAGCGGCTGACCATGCCCGAGCAGGACGCTTTCCGGCGGATCGCCGTGGCGCTCGGCGCCAAGGTCGGGCCGGTCGATCCGGTTCAGCCGGCCTCGTCCGATGAAGCCATTGCCCCCGAGGCGTTCGAGGCCGACGAGCCCGATACGTCCGCCGAGGAAACGGCCGTCGATGAGACGTCCGAAGACGGGCCCGTCGCGAACGAGCCCGTGGCCGTAGAGGACGCGTTGCCGGAGGCCGACGAGGTCGAGGAGACCGACGTCTCGGCACCGGAGGAGCCGGTCGCGGCGCCGGAAGCGGATCTGGGCGAGACGGTCGAAGACGCTGTCGAGGCGGCAGAGCGCATCGCCGGGGACGTCTGCGAGCCGGAGGCAGAAGCCCCCGACGTCGAAACGCCGGTCGCCGCGCTGGAAGCGCCCGCCGAAGAGCCCGAAGCATTCGAGCCCGACGAGTTCGAGCCCGAAGAGTTCGAGTCCGACGAAGAGATGGATCTGCAAGGCGAAACCGTGCCGGAAGAGCCCGTCGAGTCGGAGCCCGAGGCCGTCGAGCCGGCCGCGCCCGCCATCGCCGAACCCGAACTCGTCCAGCCCGCCGCGTCCGATCCGAAGCTGCTGGAAGAGCTGGCCGAGGCCGGGCACAAGATTGCCGAACTGGAAGCCATTCTCGACACGGCGACCGACGGCGTCGCCGTCGTCGACGCCGAGGGGCGGATCGTCCGCATCAACCGCAGCGCCGAGGCGCTGTTCGGCGTCGAGACGGGCGATGTGGCGGGCCTGCCGTTCACCCATCTCCTGGCCGAAGAAAGTCGGAAGGCGGCGCTCGACTATCTCGAGGGCCTCGCCCAGAACGGCGTCGCCAGCCTGTTGAACGATGGCCGCGAGGTGATCGGCCGCGTGCCGCAGGGCGGGCTGATCCCGCTGTTCATGACGATGGGCCGGCTCGGCGAGACCGGCAAGTTCTGCGCCGTGCTGCGCGACATCACGCAGTGGAAGAACGCCGAGGAAGAGCTGATCAACGCCCGCCGCGCCGCCGAGACGGCGTCGATGCAGAAATCCGACTTCCTCGCCAAGGTCAGCCACGAGATCCGCACGCCCTTGAACGCCATCATCGGCTTCTCGGAAGTCATGATGGAGGAGCGCTTCGGCCCGATCGGCACCGAGCGCTACAAGCAGTATCTGCGCGACATCCACGTCTCCGGCGCGCACCTGATGAGCCTGCTGAACGATCTCCTCGATCTCTCGAAGATCGAGGCCGGCAAGATGGAGCTGAATTTCGAGGCGGTGGCGCTGAACGACATCGTGATGGAATGCGTGGCGCTGATGCAGCCGCAGGCCAATCGCGAGCGCATCATCATCCGCACCAGCCTGTCGAGCCAGGTGCCCAGCATCGTCGCCGACCCGCGCTCGATCCGCCAGATCGTGCTCAACCTCGTCTCGAACGCCATCAAGTTCACGCTGGCCGGCGGCCAGGTGATCGTGTCGACGGCGCTGGAAGAGCGCGGCGAGGTCACGCTGCGCATCCGCGATACCGGCATCGGCATGTCGGAGAAGGACGTCGAGACGGCGCTGATGCCGTTCCGCCAGGTCGCGACCTCGGCCAAGCACCGGAGCGACGGCACCGGCCTCGGCCTGCCGCTGACCAAGGCGCTGGTAGAGGCGAACCGCGCCGCCTTCCTGATCGACAGCGCGGTCGGGCAGGGGACCCTGATCCGCGTCACCTTCCCGTCGACGCGGGTCCTGGTGGGTTAA
- a CDS encoding universal stress protein produces the protein MDIKDITVVVDLAGDRPAARAAADLAKRLDAHLTGLSLAYDPIVPGYAVAPVPADFMISARNQALKEAETAITAFHGIAAETGIDAEAHLVDVMAGGGLDGIVHEVRLADLVVIGEDDPERPEPVREALIEAVLFNAGAPLLIVPRNGPVTINPDRIMIAWDGTITAARAVRAAMPFLKLAKHVEVVLVDDGKKLPTGERLCGHLLRHGIESSIRKVPNPGKDVAKAIRQAAVDADAGIIVMGAYGHSRLLEWILGGATRGMLTGLTLPVLMTH, from the coding sequence ATGGACATCAAGGACATCACCGTCGTCGTCGACCTCGCCGGAGATCGGCCGGCCGCGCGCGCGGCGGCTGACCTCGCGAAGCGTCTGGACGCGCACCTGACCGGGCTGTCGCTCGCCTATGATCCGATCGTGCCCGGCTATGCCGTCGCCCCGGTGCCGGCCGACTTCATGATCAGCGCCCGCAACCAGGCGCTGAAGGAAGCCGAGACGGCGATCACCGCCTTCCACGGCATCGCGGCCGAGACAGGCATCGACGCCGAGGCGCATCTCGTCGACGTGATGGCCGGCGGCGGACTAGACGGCATCGTCCACGAAGTCCGCCTCGCCGACCTCGTGGTGATCGGCGAGGACGACCCCGAGCGGCCGGAGCCGGTGCGCGAGGCGCTGATCGAGGCCGTGCTGTTCAATGCCGGCGCGCCGCTGCTGATCGTGCCGCGCAACGGCCCGGTGACGATCAATCCGGACCGGATCATGATCGCCTGGGACGGCACCATCACCGCCGCGCGCGCGGTGCGCGCCGCCATGCCGTTCCTGAAGCTGGCCAAGCATGTCGAGGTCGTGCTCGTCGACGACGGCAAGAAGCTGCCGACCGGCGAGCGGCTCTGCGGCCATCTGCTGCGGCACGGCATCGAGAGCAGCATCCGCAAGGTGCCGAACCCCGGCAAGGACGTCGCCAAGGCGATCCGCCAGGCGGCCGTCGACGCCGACGCGGGCATCATCGTCATGGGCGCCTATGGTCATAGCCGCCTGCTCGAATGGATTCTCGGCGGCGCGACGCGCGGCATGCTCACCGGCCTGACGCTGCCGGTGCTGATGACGCACTGA
- a CDS encoding DUF1127 domain-containing protein yields the protein MSTCETYSTSARPTRSRSFAAIGMVVIANVVARFRVWQNRRSVARLLEWDAHMLADIGLTEGDVYSALASRANEDASTQLQMLSLERRYASQAQARERVAHATLLRVGSAQYRRKA from the coding sequence ATGAGCACCTGTGAAACCTATTCCACGTCAGCCCGGCCCACCCGTTCGCGCTCCTTCGCCGCGATCGGCATGGTCGTCATCGCCAACGTGGTGGCCCGCTTCCGGGTCTGGCAAAACCGTCGCTCGGTCGCCCGCCTGCTTGAATGGGATGCCCATATGCTCGCCGATATCGGCCTGACGGAGGGCGACGTCTATTCGGCGCTCGCAAGTCGCGCCAACGAGGACGCCTCGACGCAGCTCCAGATGCTCTCGCTCGAGCGCCGCTATGCCAGCCAGGCGCAGGCCCGCGAGCGGGTGGCGCATGCCACGCTGCTCCGCGTCGGCTCCGCCCAGTATCGGCGCAAGGCCTGA
- a CDS encoding phasin family protein: MADKTQFEIPEQMRAFADKSVDQAKKAFDEFMGATAKAVEKSEASAKSVQSSARDVNRQALAFLEANVAASFDFAQQLVRARTVEEIAQIQQAFLKKQAEAAQTQTRDIAETIGKAATDVQQQAKK, encoded by the coding sequence ATGGCCGATAAAACGCAATTCGAGATTCCGGAACAGATGCGCGCTTTCGCCGACAAGAGCGTCGACCAGGCCAAGAAGGCATTCGACGAATTCATGGGCGCTACCGCGAAGGCCGTCGAGAAATCGGAGGCTTCGGCAAAATCGGTGCAATCGAGCGCCCGCGACGTCAACCGGCAGGCCCTGGCCTTTCTCGAGGCGAATGTCGCCGCCTCGTTCGATTTCGCCCAGCAACTGGTGCGCGCCCGCACCGTCGAGGAGATCGCGCAGATCCAGCAGGCCTTCCTGAAGAAGCAGGCCGAAGCCGCCCAGACCCAGACCCGCGACATCGCCGAAACCATCGGCAAGGCGGCGACGGACGTCCAGCAGCAGGCCAAGAAGTAG
- a CDS encoding DUF937 domain-containing protein, whose translation MKTIYDLMLEAQQGAFASAMAKEFGLSFEQQSKAFEAMMPAFWQGMRRSAADPFGVAAFWQQVGSGQYRSYFDNPLAAMTPSARAEGDGMLERMFGSPEVAKAVALQVEASTGIAQDVVRRMMPVMANMMMGGVQRQTETYDNPFLAMMREMTGAASKPKPRPEKRPDLPFVTLMESFLGKEKEPEPEPGPMTNEEVIDRLFDAGKSMQDSYRKSMELIFDRFAGPAKKD comes from the coding sequence ATGAAGACGATCTACGATCTGATGCTGGAAGCCCAGCAGGGCGCCTTCGCCTCGGCCATGGCGAAGGAATTCGGCCTCTCCTTCGAGCAGCAATCGAAGGCGTTCGAGGCGATGATGCCGGCCTTCTGGCAGGGCATGCGGCGGAGCGCCGCCGACCCGTTCGGCGTCGCCGCCTTCTGGCAGCAGGTCGGCAGCGGCCAGTACAGGTCCTATTTCGACAATCCGCTCGCCGCCATGACGCCTTCGGCCCGCGCCGAGGGCGACGGCATGCTGGAGCGCATGTTCGGCTCGCCGGAAGTTGCGAAGGCGGTGGCGCTGCAGGTCGAGGCGTCGACGGGCATCGCGCAGGACGTCGTACGCCGCATGATGCCGGTGATGGCCAACATGATGATGGGCGGCGTCCAGCGCCAGACCGAGACCTACGACAACCCCTTCCTCGCCATGATGCGCGAGATGACCGGGGCCGCGAGCAAGCCGAAGCCGAGGCCCGAGAAGCGGCCGGACCTTCCCTTCGTCACGCTGATGGAAAGCTTCCTCGGCAAGGAGAAGGAACCGGAGCCCGAGCCCGGGCCGATGACGAACGAGGAGGTGATCGACCGCCTGTTCGACGCCGGCAAGAGCATGCAGGACAGCTATCGCAAGTCGATGGAGCTGATCTTCGACCGCTTCGCCGGACCGGCGAAGAAGGACTGA
- a CDS encoding phasin family protein gives MSDTAATAPKSAKGAAKTAKGFDAPFEAFAFSVPNVEVPAVFRDIADKAVSGSKEAYAKLKTAAEEATEAFEDSYETTRTGLVALTHKSLDNVKTHTDATYAFARDFLAVTSFAEAVELQAAFARKQFETLTEQTRDLQAFTQKLSTDAARPVRQGVEKAFKGFQNG, from the coding sequence ATGTCCGATACCGCCGCCACGGCCCCGAAGAGCGCCAAGGGCGCTGCCAAGACCGCCAAGGGCTTCGACGCCCCGTTCGAGGCGTTTGCTTTCTCCGTTCCGAATGTCGAAGTGCCGGCCGTGTTCCGCGATATCGCCGACAAGGCGGTTTCCGGCTCCAAGGAGGCCTACGCCAAGCTGAAGACCGCCGCCGAAGAGGCGACCGAGGCGTTCGAGGACAGCTATGAGACCACCCGCACGGGTCTCGTCGCCCTCACCCACAAGTCGCTCGACAACGTCAAGACCCACACCGACGCCACCTATGCATTCGCGCGGGATTTCCTGGCGGTGACCTCCTTCGCCGAGGCCGTCGAACTGCAGGCCGCCTTTGCCCGCAAGCAGTTCGAGACGCTGACGGAGCAGACGCGCGATCTGCAGGCCTTCACGCAGAAGCTTTCGACCGACGCCGCCCGCCCGGTGCGCCAGGGCGTCGAGAAGGCCTTCAAGGGTTTCCAGAACGGCTGA
- a CDS encoding response regulator transcription factor gives MRLLLVEDEPEMAAALESALRRQDIVTDRADGLELAREMALAGRYDAIVLDRGLPDGDGLSLIPFLRQRDALMPIIVLTARGRLPERVTGLDLGADDYLVKPFAFEELLARLRAVMRRPGQLRAMTVKAGRLSFDLEHREALVDGMPLDIPRRELLVLEVLMRRAGRMVTRESLMEAVFGFTDEVQSNTLDSHVSRLRRKLVDLEADVAIKGVRGVGYMLMEAR, from the coding sequence ATGCGGCTGTTGCTCGTCGAGGACGAGCCGGAAATGGCGGCAGCGCTGGAAAGCGCCTTGCGGCGCCAGGACATTGTCACCGACCGGGCCGACGGGCTCGAGCTCGCACGCGAGATGGCGCTGGCGGGGCGCTACGATGCAATCGTGCTCGATCGCGGCCTGCCGGACGGGGACGGTCTCTCCCTGATTCCTTTCCTGCGCCAGCGCGACGCCCTGATGCCGATCATCGTGCTCACCGCTCGCGGACGGCTGCCCGAGCGGGTGACAGGTCTCGACCTCGGGGCCGATGACTACCTGGTCAAGCCTTTCGCCTTCGAGGAGTTGCTGGCGCGGCTGCGCGCCGTTATGCGCCGGCCTGGCCAGCTCCGCGCGATGACCGTCAAAGCCGGTCGCCTGTCCTTCGATCTGGAGCATCGCGAAGCGCTGGTGGATGGGATGCCGCTCGATATTCCGCGGCGGGAACTCCTCGTCCTGGAAGTCCTGATGCGGCGTGCGGGGCGTATGGTGACGCGCGAGTCCTTGATGGAAGCGGTGTTCGGCTTCACCGATGAGGTGCAGTCAAACACGCTGGATAGCCATGTTTCGCGCTTGCGGCGCAAACTCGTGGATCTGGAAGCCGATGTGGCAATCAAGGGCGTCCGCGGTGTCGGCTATATGCTGATGGAAGCCCGATGA
- a CDS encoding HAMP domain-containing sensor histidine kinase — MSRRRGRSLQGQLILRLVILQSAILFALLLALGLRGDLFSYRSMDRTIEILRDALERAPSGDMRLRATAALTALRQAETGLWFVIRDAGGQRLVEGTVPPAFLRLPQALDGIGQARFGATLDSAALDSPEARMRQVTSPIGEVQILTGTESAASFGIVALGAGLIVLNVGLPMLFVTVLGIVIATPLVVRGAIAGIAKAERQARLIDIRQRGVRLDASDTSPEITSLIDAFNEALCRLDDGYDRQQLFLADAAHELRTPIAIIGTRIEGMPATPERAQLKADVGRLALLSEQLLDLERLNRDLANLAPLSLGRLAKRIIGDMAPLAFAAGYELDFATTAQDPIVKGEEAALERALASLIQNAIDHGSGRGTILIKITAPGTVEVCDDGPGIPLNERERIFEPFHRLKPRSRGTGLGLHLVRRIVDLHGGRITAGETETGGTRMTMALPAADP; from the coding sequence ATGAGCCGCAGGCGCGGGCGCAGCCTTCAGGGCCAGTTGATCCTGCGGCTCGTGATCCTGCAGAGCGCCATCCTCTTCGCCTTGCTCCTGGCGCTGGGTTTGCGGGGGGATCTGTTTTCCTATCGCTCAATGGATCGCACCATCGAGATCCTCCGTGACGCGCTCGAGCGAGCTCCGTCCGGCGACATGCGCCTGCGCGCCACGGCGGCGTTGACCGCCTTGCGTCAAGCCGAAACAGGGCTCTGGTTCGTCATCCGCGACGCGGGCGGGCAGCGCCTCGTCGAAGGGACGGTCCCACCGGCCTTTCTACGATTGCCCCAGGCGCTCGACGGCATCGGACAGGCCCGCTTCGGCGCAACCCTGGATAGCGCCGCCTTGGACAGTCCCGAGGCGCGAATGCGCCAGGTCACTTCGCCCATCGGCGAGGTCCAGATCCTGACGGGTACGGAAAGCGCCGCCTCGTTCGGCATCGTCGCGCTCGGTGCCGGGCTGATCGTCCTCAACGTCGGACTGCCTATGCTGTTCGTGACGGTCCTGGGCATCGTGATCGCCACTCCGCTGGTCGTGCGCGGCGCGATCGCCGGGATTGCCAAGGCCGAACGGCAGGCGCGACTCATCGATATCCGGCAGCGCGGGGTCAGGCTGGACGCTTCCGACACCTCGCCGGAAATCACTTCGTTGATCGATGCATTCAACGAGGCGCTGTGCCGGCTGGACGACGGCTACGATCGGCAACAGCTCTTCCTGGCCGACGCCGCGCATGAATTGCGAACACCGATCGCCATCATCGGCACCCGTATTGAAGGAATGCCGGCGACCCCGGAGCGGGCGCAGCTCAAGGCGGATGTCGGCCGGCTCGCGCTGCTGAGCGAGCAATTGCTGGATCTGGAGCGCCTGAATCGCGATCTGGCGAACCTCGCCCCCCTCTCGCTGGGCCGCCTGGCCAAAAGAATAATCGGCGACATGGCGCCGCTCGCCTTTGCCGCTGGCTATGAGCTTGACTTTGCCACAACGGCCCAGGATCCGATCGTCAAAGGCGAGGAGGCTGCGCTGGAACGGGCCTTGGCCAGCCTGATCCAGAACGCGATCGATCATGGCAGCGGGCGCGGCACCATCTTGATCAAGATCACGGCCCCGGGCACTGTCGAGGTCTGCGACGACGGGCCGGGCATCCCCCTCAACGAGCGCGAGCGAATCTTCGAGCCGTTTCACCGGTTGAAGCCACGCTCCCGCGGAACAGGACTCGGCCTGCATCTGGTCCGGCGCATCGTCGACCTCCATGGTGGCCGCATAACCGCCGGCGAGACCGAGACGGGCGGGACCCGGATGACGATGGCCCTTCCAGCCGCCGACCCCTAA